A single genomic interval of Acidobacteriota bacterium harbors:
- the efp gene encoding elongation factor P: MYSVSDFRRGLPVVVDDQPYYVVEFQHFKMGRGKANVRTKLKHIKTGAVIEKVFSSNDTFKPPDLENRKMQYLYEDGGEFAFMDSTTFEQLQVLAGNLGEARWYLLENQEYTVLFLDNEAIAVDLSASVILEVVKTEPAVRGDTVSNVTKPATLQTGLVVKVPPFVKEGDKVKVDTRTGRYLERAN; encoded by the coding sequence ATGTATTCAGTCTCAGATTTTCGGCGGGGTTTGCCGGTTGTGGTTGATGATCAGCCGTACTACGTGGTTGAGTTTCAGCACTTCAAGATGGGCCGTGGCAAGGCCAACGTTCGGACCAAACTAAAGCACATCAAGACCGGCGCGGTGATCGAGAAGGTCTTTTCCTCTAACGACACTTTCAAGCCCCCCGACCTCGAGAATCGCAAAATGCAGTACCTTTACGAGGATGGCGGCGAATTCGCATTCATGGATTCGACGACGTTTGAGCAGCTTCAGGTTCTCGCCGGCAACCTCGGCGAGGCCCGCTGGTACCTCCTGGAAAACCAGGAATACACTGTTCTGTTTCTTGATAACGAGGCTATCGCCGTCGACCTGTCGGCCTCGGTCATTCTGGAAGTTGTCAAAACCGAACCGGCCGTCCGGGGGGACACGGTCAGCAACGTCACGAAGCCGGCTACGCTGCAAACCGGGCTCGTGGTCAAGGTTCCGCCATTCGTCAAAGAGGGCGACAAGGTCAAGGTGGACACCCGCACCGGCCGTTACCTGGAACGAGCAAACTGA